The Thiovulum sp. ES genomic sequence GAATCGCAAAAACTGAAATCAAATTTGGCTTAGAAAATATTCTTGAAAGATATAAAATCGATTTTGATGAAGAGATAATTATTTTGGCAATTCTTTCTGAAGAGTTCAAATATTTTCAAACAGAGCAAAAATTGAAAGAACTCCATAATTTAGCAGAGTTAATTAGCTTAACTCCTCTAGAAAAATTGAAAAATCAAAGCACAATTTTCAAAAGACTAGTAGAAGATTCTGAAATTTTCAAAATTGAGAAGCAAGTCGAATATGTTTATGAAGAGAAAGAGACAGGTGAAAAAGACACTGTCTATTACATTGGTCTTGCTAATGGGATTTTGGAAGAGATTAAAACAGGTAAAAAAGCTGAACCTGAAAATGAAGAAGAGAAAAAACGAACTCTTTTAAAAGATATAGTTGAAGAAGATGAGCAATTTGAACTTGTTGTTCCTGAAAAAGGTCTCGATGAGGTTACTCTTTCAAAAGATACTCGAAAAGTTTTGGATACGGTTGTTAAGCAACTTGATGAAAATGTGGTGAAAAGACTTCAAGAATGGGGAGTTCAAAAAGAGGGAAAAGGCATTAGTGCTAGAATTATTTTCCACGGAGTGCCAGGAACTGGAAAAACCTTAACAGCAACAGCATTAGCAAAAGAGCTTGGAAAAGAGCTACTTCATTTTGACTCATCAAAAATAGTTTCAATGTATGTTGGTGAAAGTGAAAAAAATGTTCGTGGAATTTTTGACTCATACAAAAATATTGTGGAAAAGACTGGACTTCAACCTGTTCTATTTTTAAATGAAGCGGATCAATTTTTAACAGGTCGTTCAACTGATTTAGGTGGAAACAGCTCTATCTCTCAAATGTATAATCAGATGCAGAATATTTTTCTTGAGCAAATTGAAAATTTTGAGGGTGTTTTAATCGCAACTACAAATATTTTGGAAAATATTGATAAGGCATTTTCACGACGATTTAATTACAAAGTTGAATTCAAATTACCAAATGAAGAAGAGCGAATTGAGATTTGGAAACATCACTTGCCTAAAAATGCACCATTTGAGAAAAAATTTCAAGTCGAAGAACTTGCAAAATATAAATTGAGTGGTGGTCAAATTGATTTGGTTGTTAAAAACACAGCTTTTCATATGGCAACTGAAAAAAAACCACTTTTTACAACTGAGAGTTTTAAAAAAGAGATTGAACGAGAGATAAAAAGTAGTTTTGACAGTCAGAAAATTATGGGCTTTTTAACAGGTTCATAGCCTGAAACTTTTTGATAGGATTAAAAAAATATAGGAGAATCTTTTTGATTTTTACATCACCTTTAAAAGAGAATAGTAAAAAAATCATGCTACTTGGAAGTGGCGAACTTGGAAAAGAGGTCGCAATCGAGGCTCAAAGATTGGGAATAGAAGTTGTTGCAGTTGATAGATACGAAAATGCTCCAGCCCACCTTGTAGCAAATCGTAGCTATACAATTGACATGAAAAATCGAGAACAGCTTTTAGAAATTATTCAGAAAGAGAAACCTCATCACATTTTGCCTGAAATCGAGGCTATAAATATTGATGCACTTTTAGAAGTTGAAAAAATGGGATTTGAAGTTATTCCAAATGCCGAAGCGGTTCATAAAACGATGAATCGAAAAAATATCCGAAAATTTGCAAACGAAGATTTAGAAATTCCGACAAGCAAATACTTTTTTGTGAAATCATTTGAAGAGTTAGAAAAGTCTGCGGAAACTCTCGGTTTTCCAGTTGTGATAAAACCAGTTATGAGTTCGTCAGGACATGGTCAAAGTATTGCAAAAACAAAAGAGGATTTAGCAGAATCTTGGAGAATTGGAAAAGAGGAAGCTCGGGGCGATAGCAGTGAATTGATTGTCGAAGAATTTATAAAATTTGATTATGAAATCACTCTTTTGACAGTTCGGAACGGAGTTGAGACCACTTTTTGCGAACCGATTGGGCATATTCAGAAAGATGGAGATTATATTTTTTCATGGCAACCGATGGAAATGAGTCAAAAAGCTATCGAGAAAAGCAAGGAAATTGCACAAAAAATTACTGACGGATTGGGTGGTCGTGGTCTTTTTGGAGTTGAACTTTTTGTTCGTGGCGATGAGGTCTGGTTTTCTGAAGTTAGTCCGCGACCACATGATACGGGAATGGTTACACTAATTACACAATCTCAAAGTGAGTTCGCCTTGCATGTCCGAGCTGTTTTAGGTTTGCCAACTGAACATCTCTTTTTTGGTTCTGGAATTAGTGGAGCTTTTAAAACTGAAAAAGAACACGACTCTGATATTGAAGTTCCAAACGAGGCTTTTTCAAAAAACTCTTTTTTCCGAGTATTTGGAAAACCAGAAGCACACAGCGGTAGGCGAATGGGAGTCTATTTGGCACTTGGTGAAATTAAAACAGAGTTGGAAAAAGCAAAAGAGATTTTAAAAAATACAAAATAAAATATTTGTCGGGTGATTCCGACAATTTGCTAAATTGCACAAGTTCCACATTCCAAATGTCGATTTTGCACACTTTCCGTATCTTCATAAATTGTTGCAAAACTATTTCTCTCATAAACGGTAATTGTTTGATGATTGACTCTTTTATTTTGTAGCGGTTCATTTGTTGTAGTTGAAAAAATAGAAAGGAAATCTGAAAAGAATGACATTTGTTCTCCAAAAGTTTTACAAAATTTTAAATTACCTAATTGACTATTTTTGTCTCTAATTAGACCTGTTTTTAAAATTCTATGCACCATTTCGCTGAAACTTAAATTTAAAAAGCAGTAAGATATAAGTAAAAACTCTTATTTTGGGAATCACACAAAAAGAACTTTTTAACATTAGGAGCTATTAGGTCAGTCCCAAAAAATATTGATTCCCGAAAAAGAAACGGGAATTACTATCATCTTTTTAATTGGGAAAAATCTAATTTCCAAACTTTTACACCACAAAATCTATCACCTTCAGGGCAAAGCGGAAATTTCTTTTCAGCAAATCGTAAAGTGCAAGGAGGCAAAAGTTTTTGGGAACCAGAAATATTTTTTTCACGAATATCTTTTACTTGATCATAAGTCTCTTGCCAAATTTCCTCTTGTGCATTGTAACAGAGTCGCATTTGTGTTTTGTGCTGAAAACTACTTAAATCACTTCGTTCCACAATTTTTACAAGGTGAGAATTTGGAAGTGCATAAACAGAATCGGAAAATCCAATTTCATCTTTCTGTTCGTCAAAAAATTTGTAAATTTCATTCATCGAATTTTGATAAATTTCCATACTTTCAGAATTTTCCTTAAAAACAGTTGGAATATAAAAATCTTTTTGAAAATCTGTTTCTAGTTTTTGGCGAATTCCAAGACTTCGGCGGTGTCGTTGATTTTGTGCATCAGCAGAAAGAGATATTTTTGAAATTGTAGAAACTCCGCCTAAAATTCCCGTGTCATGCAACATTTGAGAATTCCGCAAAACAGTCGAGTAGTTTTCAGTTTCAAAATCAAAATTGCCGATGAGGTCGAAAACTTTTCCCAGATTATCAAATTGTGAAAAATCATTTTCAGGAAAAGATGTTTTCTCTTTTTTAACAACTTCTATAAGTTTTTCAAAAATTGGATCAAGTTGAATAAGTTTTGATTTGAGAATTTCCGCGAACCTCATCGCCTCATTTCGACTTTCTGGCAGAGTTTTTGCGACTGAAATATACCGAAGCAGAGTCAAAATATTCACCGTGTGATAAAGTGTCGCCGTTACACCTTGTGGCAAAACATATCTAGCAATTTCCATCGCCTTTTTATTCGCACTTTTTCGCTGAAATTTTGGTAGAGTTTTTTGGAAATGCTCAGTCAAGATTTCGGTAAGTTTTTCATATTCGCCAAATCTTTTTTGATAAAACTCATTCCACTTTTCAGAATTTCCACTTTCAGACAAATAAACATTTTCCAATTTCATTTTCGCATATCTCTGAGAAATTTGCTCACTAATATAAAAATTGTGGGAGTGTAAAAGTCGCCAAATGAGGTGTCGCGACACTCCTGAAATCATCATCGTAATATGTGTGTGTTGTAAAGTTGTGTGATGTCCAGATTTGAAAAGATCAAGTAGAAGTTTCTCTTTTCGTTTCCAATTTGTGGAATCTTGTGGTGTG encodes the following:
- a CDS encoding AAA+ family ATPase (PFAM: ATPase family associated with various cellular activities (AAA)); amino-acid sequence: MDILENLLRVRVLENSLLAKKYGFNEKEVAVFKYLIKNYIIENSEGVQIETILKEVFQVTSLSKKLEEIEVLRNLYIQDYIDIGSSGLFSFEPNFKTEREKQPILEILNGSASLSNRFLLMLEDRENEETKIIDEPYSDNYEYLVDKFTKLELFLKRDGLKTIRERAFEIDKKIESRIAKTEIKFGLENILERYKIDFDEEIIILAILSEEFKYFQTEQKLKELHNLAELISLTPLEKLKNQSTIFKRLVEDSEIFKIEKQVEYVYEEKETGEKDTVYYIGLANGILEEIKTGKKAEPENEEEKKRTLLKDIVEEDEQFELVVPEKGLDEVTLSKDTRKVLDTVVKQLDENVVKRLQEWGVQKEGKGISARIIFHGVPGTGKTLTATALAKELGKELLHFDSSKIVSMYVGESEKNVRGIFDSYKNIVEKTGLQPVLFLNEADQFLTGRSTDLGGNSSISQMYNQMQNIFLEQIENFEGVLIATTNILENIDKAFSRRFNYKVEFKLPNEEERIEIWKHHLPKNAPFEKKFQVEELAKYKLSGGQIDLVVKNTAFHMATEKKPLFTTESFKKEIEREIKSSFDSQKIMGFLTGS
- a CDS encoding phosphoribosylglycinamide formyltransferase 2 (PFAM: ATP-grasp domain~TIGRFAM: phosphoribosylglycinamide formyltransferase 2) → MIFTSPLKENSKKIMLLGSGELGKEVAIEAQRLGIEVVAVDRYENAPAHLVANRSYTIDMKNREQLLEIIQKEKPHHILPEIEAINIDALLEVEKMGFEVIPNAEAVHKTMNRKNIRKFANEDLEIPTSKYFFVKSFEELEKSAETLGFPVVIKPVMSSSGHGQSIAKTKEDLAESWRIGKEEARGDSSELIVEEFIKFDYEITLLTVRNGVETTFCEPIGHIQKDGDYIFSWQPMEMSQKAIEKSKEIAQKITDGLGGRGLFGVELFVRGDEVWFSEVSPRPHDTGMVTLITQSQSEFALHVRAVLGLPTEHLFFGSGISGAFKTEKEHDSDIEVPNEAFSKNSFFRVFGKPEAHSGRRMGVYLALGEIKTELEKAKEILKNTK
- a CDS encoding alternative thymidylate synthase (PFAM: Thymidylate synthase complementing protein~TIGRFAM: thymidylate synthase, flavin-dependent); this translates as MEIQFLDTAENPLDVAVSSARTCYSAKGIITPQDSTNWKRKEKLLLDLFKSGHHTTLQHTHITMMISGVSRHLIWRLLHSHNFYISEQISQRYAKMKLENVYLSESGNSEKWNEFYQKRFGEYEKLTEILTEHFQKTLPKFQRKSANKKAMEIARYVLPQGVTATLYHTVNILTLLRYISVAKTLPESRNEAMRFAEILKSKLIQLDPIFEKLIEVVKKEKTSFPENDFSQFDNLGKVFDLIGNFDFETENYSTVLRNSQMLHDTGILGGVSTISKISLSADAQNQRHRRSLGIRQKLETDFQKDFYIPTVFKENSESMEIYQNSMNEIYKFFDEQKDEIGFSDSVYALPNSHLVKIVERSDLSSFQHKTQMRLCYNAQEEIWQETYDQVKDIREKNISGSQKLLPPCTLRFAEKKFPLCPEGDRFCGVKVWKLDFSQLKR